Part of the Zea mays cultivar B73 unplaced genomic scaffold, Zm-B73-REFERENCE-NAM-5.0 scaffold_103, whole genome shotgun sequence genome, ACTAGATGAATTTAGTAGATCCTTTTAGGAGGCCCCCAATGACCATAGATCGAACCTATCCTATTTTTACAGTGCGATGGCTGGCTGTTCACGGATTAGCTGTACCCACGGTTTTTTTCTTGGGATCAATATCAGCAATGCAGTTCATCCAACGATAAACCAAATTCCAACTATAGAACTATGACACAATCAAACCCGAATGAACAAAATGTTGAATTGAATCGTACCAGTCTATACTGGGGTTTATTACTCATTTTTGTACTTGCTGTTTTATTTTCCAattacttcttcaattgagagaaAGAAAGAGAGTAGTAAGAATTCTCTTATCCCATTTGGAAGGATACCATCTTTATAACTATCCATGACTGTTTTTGTCTCTAGCATGACCACTTGAGAAAATGTGGAGGAAAGTAGGGGAAATGGCCGATACTACTGGAAGAATTCCTCTTTGGCTGATAGGTACTGTAACTGGTATTCTTGTGATTGGTTTAATAGGTGTTTTCTTTTACGGTTCGTATTCTGGATTGGGTTCATCTCTATAGTAATCGGAGGATCCAGATTGTAAACATGAAAAAGTAGGAACTTAGCGGGTCCTTACTCCCCTTTATCTGATTAGAGCGGAAAGGGCCCGCGGAATTCTTATTGTTATAACGCGGTTTTGTTCCATAATCTAGAAATTGGTTACCTATTTCTATTTGTAAAAATAACAAAGAGAAAACCTTTGCTCTGATGGTTGGAATCCCTCCATTTATTCTTTTGTTTGTTAATGATGTTAGTGAGTGAAGCAATCCATCGGTCGATTTAAAGCCCCCGCCTTTCGCCCATAAAATGGATTCACTCTTATGAAGCAACAAGAAAGAGGGGAGAGGATCCAGTATTTTATTCCATGAAGGAAGTATCCTGCAAATCGTTGATTTAGTTTAGAGTAATAAACTAATAAAACCTTAATCAAAACTACTCAACTAGCCTAAAAATCAAAACCACCCTTCCATGGGAGGGTATAGATTTTTTTTTACAAAATTTCTGTAAGTTCAAAGTTGAACTTAATTCAAAAAGTAAAGCAATTCTATTTGCTCACAAGAAATGTGTCCCCCGCCATACCTTCTTTCCCTCTGTTTGTCCACTACCGCGCCCGAACCTAAGCAAAGGAAGTCCAAAAGACAGACCCGAATAAAGAATAAATAGTAATctttgacaaaacaaataagaagAAAAATGATTCTTACTTCGATACAAGAAGAATCGACACAAGAAAAAGGCAAAAAAGCCTTTTTCTTGTGCCCAATAGAGGATTAAGAAGACCCACAATTCCTCCTAAAAGGACTTGTTCCTTTTATTGTTCTCGTCTTTGCCTTGGATCCTCTTCTTTTGCATGAGATAGAAATAAGGAATTCCAGAAATCGAGGCTTTTTTCTCACTTGATGGTAAGAAATCCCAGGATCTAGAAATTCATTTCGTACAATTGAACCTTTTCAAACTGTTTCTTTTTGAGAACCAAAAAAACTTGTGCCAAAATAACAGATGCGAAGAAAAACAAAAGGCCTTGGACGCGCAATGGATCCTGAAGCACTATTTCTGCATCCCCCTGACCAAACCCTCCTACATTAGGATTGCTTGTTAATGGTTGATCAAGCTTGATTGATTCCCCCTCTGAAACAAGAAGTTCTGGCCCGGGAGGTATAATATCAATCACTTGGCGTCCATCCGATGCATCCACTATGGATATTTCATATCCCCCCTTTTCTTTACGTAGTATTTTTTTTACTATACCTGTTGACGTAGCATTATAGACCGTATTGTTACTCTTGCTACCGTCAGGATAGATCTGTCCCCTTCCTCGGTTTCCCCCTACATATATGGGATATTTTAAGAAATGAACGTCTTTTTTTGTAGCGGGATCGGGGGAAAGAATGGGAAAGACAATTTCACTATATTTCTTACCGGGAACAGGGCCTATCACAAGAATATTTTTTTTATTGGGACGATAACTCTGAAAAGAGAGATTTCCTATCTTTTCTTTCAACTCAGGAGAAATAC contains:
- the LOC118473655 gene encoding cytochrome f produces the protein MENRKTFSWLKEQMIRSISVSIMIYVITRTSISNAYPIFAQQGYENPREATGRIVCANCHLANKPVDIEVPQAVLPDTVFEAVLRIPYDMQLKQVLANGKKGGLNVGAVLILPEGFELAPPDRISPELKEKIGNLSFQSYRPNKKNILVIGPVPGKKYSEIVFPILSPDPATKKDVHFLKYPIYVGGNRGRGQIYPDGSKSNNTVYNATSTGIVKKILRKEKGGYEISIVDASDGRQVIDIIPPGPELLVSEGESIKLDQPLTSNPNVGGFGQGDAEIVLQDPLRVQGLLFFFASVILAQVFLVLKKKQFEKVQLYEMNF